The Carassius gibelio isolate Cgi1373 ecotype wild population from Czech Republic chromosome B14, carGib1.2-hapl.c, whole genome shotgun sequence genome has a segment encoding these proteins:
- the LOC127971550 gene encoding transcription factor ATOH1-like, with translation MTAKAKHLHWSDGKFRQRPEEFTLSEHSRLTRSDPRAWMTSASPAYSPSGDHYAHTSVDAAIDKYMSGASSPLTAESDLGRFEGHDGTRHNLTGPQRHRRVAANARERRRMHGLNRAFDKLRSVIPSLENEKKLSKYDTLQMAQIYITELSELLEGVVQSECIDLRDGCGASGNHGNHGPRSSAQTLRTSIPYALDAPSSNFVPEKNDVTSNASDGESSHFSDMEDAQTGGR, from the coding sequence ATGACAGCAAAAGCCAAACATCTGCACTGGTCAGATGGGAAATTTCGCCAACGACCGGAGGAGTTCACCCTCTCTGAACATTCGCGGTTGACCCGCAGTGACCCACGGGCCTGGATGACCTCCGCGTCCCCTGCGTACTCGCCCTCAGGTGACCACTACGCACACACGTCGGTGGATGCCGCCATAGACAAGTACATGTCCGGAGCTAGCAGTCCTTTGACAGCGGAATCCGATCTGGGAAGATTTGAAGGACATGATGGGACCAGACACAATCTCACCGGACCTCAGAGACACAGACGTGTGGCCGCCAACGCCAGAGAAAGACGGCGGATGCACGGATTGAACCGAGCATTTGACAAACTGAGGAGCGTCATTCCTTCTTTGGAGAACGAGAAAAAATTGTCTAAGTATGACACCCTTCAGATGGCGCAGATTTACATCACTGAACTGTCCGAGTTGTTGGAAGGTGTCGTGCAGTCGGAGTGCATTGATCTGCGGGACGGATGCGGCGCGTCTGGTAACCATGGGAACCATGGTCCCAGGAGTTCAGCTCAGACTTTGAGGACCAGCATCCCTTACGCATTGGACGCACCTTCTTCTAATTTTGTTCCCGAGAAAAATGATGTCACGTCCAATGCGAGTGATGGCGAATCGTCCCATTTCAGCGACATGGAAGACGCACAGACTGGAGGACGCTGA